From Halotia branconii CENA392, the proteins below share one genomic window:
- a CDS encoding HEAT repeat domain-containing protein: MIIDWLAIWGVTQTVGFVFKPIFEDLAKDAAKDWAKDLLKCIPKNILQQLKKEDIEIAAGKALKEFLQLMQQELEDADLEEAELKQYVQPLKKFVYHKSLLEILGYPFQPDCQLIDSQVLANTWYEMNLPTLPQEFDWERLTKRYLKKVKAIIRESDKLRSILDSQHLEAAKDMLQQIAGIPTGFDLPGYQEGLRERYGNLKLDSLDTTGYAYNELKLWRMFIAPNVREVHQVLPQVHELPKEHLRRLRESNQLESEIILEELEGYKRIYFEQPFFSVLDIINDQQTYKYLVILGDPGSGKSTLLQFLTLNWAETPLINVTSQPIPLLIELRTYMRRRENNECYNFLDFFHKCSGTIHHLNQNQLDEHLKAGNALVMFDGLDEVFDLGKREDVITDIHRFTNEYPQVRVIVTSRVIGYKPQRLRDAEFRHFMLQELEPEQIQDFINRWHELTFNDEIDRLRKQERLQRAIDTSKAITELAGNPLLLTMMAILNRNQELPRDRATLYEQASRVLLHQWDVERALVEDYRLDPKTIDYKDKQAMLRQVAYRMQTSAKGLAGNLISVNELEKILSRYLKNIEFDHPTKVARVMINQLRTRNFMLCFLGADYYAFVHRTFLEYFCAWEFVWQFKETQTLSIKELNFEVFGKHWQDETWHEVLRLITGMIEPRFVCETLDYLMAQNGESEKFINLFLAAKCLAEVRNRLLIATMANKLLHQLQDLTKYDLDYYYQPYLDEEDTKVVQEIRTKAVAAVATTWKDDPDTLPWLKQLAIANDHEYVRSTALQEVAKGFKDDPNTLPWLKQLATTNDNWTVRQAAVQELARGFKDDFDTLPWLKQRAITDDNEYVRQAAVQELARGFKDNIDTLFWLKQRVITDSSGAVRQVAVQELARGFKHDPNILPWLQTCATTDNDWTVRQAAVQELARGFKDDCDTLAIVQQRVTVDENEYVRQAAVQELARVFKDHSDTFLILKQSAIADQYSDVRQVAVQELARNFKDDPNTLSWLKERAIADDDQHVRRSAVQELARNFKDDPEILPILKQRAIVDRYSDVRRSAVQELARNFKDDPDILPILKQRATADDNEYVRRAALQELARGFKYDPEILPILKKHATSDKYSDVRQAALQELARGFKHDPDTLPILKKRAIVDKNSAVRQAAMQELARGFKDNPGMFEVFYNCAVNDPFQREYNFQENPRQVAIEAIIEQYPHHSQTLPLLRDKAENDPDEQVRQFAKKKLTDLG, encoded by the coding sequence ATGATTATAGATTGGTTAGCTATTTGGGGAGTAACTCAGACCGTCGGTTTTGTTTTTAAGCCGATTTTTGAAGACTTAGCAAAAGATGCGGCTAAAGATTGGGCTAAAGATTTATTAAAATGTATTCCCAAAAATATTTTACAGCAACTCAAAAAAGAAGATATTGAAATTGCTGCTGGCAAAGCTCTCAAAGAATTTTTGCAGCTGATGCAGCAAGAGTTAGAAGATGCAGATTTAGAAGAAGCAGAACTTAAACAATATGTTCAACCTTTAAAAAAATTTGTTTATCATAAATCTCTACTAGAAATTTTAGGATATCCTTTTCAACCAGACTGTCAGTTAATAGATTCTCAAGTTTTAGCGAATACTTGGTATGAAATGAATTTGCCAACTCTCCCCCAAGAATTTGATTGGGAAAGACTGACGAAGCGGTATCTCAAAAAAGTTAAAGCAATTATTAGAGAATCAGATAAATTACGTTCTATTTTAGATTCACAACATTTAGAAGCAGCAAAGGATATGCTACAACAAATCGCTGGTATTCCCACAGGTTTTGATTTACCAGGATATCAAGAAGGACTACGCGAACGATATGGCAACCTGAAATTAGATAGTTTAGATACTACTGGTTACGCCTACAATGAATTGAAATTATGGCGCATGTTTATTGCTCCTAATGTCCGGGAAGTTCACCAAGTTTTACCCCAAGTTCACGAACTTCCCAAAGAACATCTAAGACGCTTACGAGAAAGTAACCAATTAGAATCAGAAATTATCTTAGAAGAATTAGAAGGCTACAAAAGAATTTATTTTGAGCAGCCGTTTTTTTCAGTATTGGATATTATCAATGACCAACAAACATATAAATATTTAGTGATTTTAGGAGACCCTGGTTCAGGAAAGTCGACATTATTGCAATTTTTAACGTTAAACTGGGCAGAAACACCGTTAATAAATGTAACTTCTCAACCGATTCCTCTTTTGATTGAACTACGTACTTATATGCGACGGCGGGAAAATAATGAATGCTATAATTTTCTCGATTTTTTTCATAAATGTAGTGGTACAATCCATCATCTCAATCAAAATCAACTTGATGAGCATCTTAAAGCTGGTAATGCTTTAGTAATGTTTGATGGTTTAGATGAAGTATTTGACTTAGGTAAACGAGAAGATGTAATTACAGATATTCACCGCTTCACAAATGAATATCCTCAGGTGCGAGTAATTGTTACCTCGCGTGTGATTGGCTATAAACCGCAACGTTTACGAGATGCCGAGTTTCGTCACTTCATGTTGCAAGAATTAGAACCAGAACAAATTCAAGACTTTATCAATCGCTGGCATGAATTAACTTTTAATGATGAAATAGATAGACTACGTAAACAAGAGCGATTACAAAGAGCAATTGACACATCAAAAGCTATTACAGAATTAGCTGGGAATCCGCTATTATTAACAATGATGGCGATTCTTAATCGTAACCAAGAACTGCCCAGAGATAGAGCAACGCTTTACGAACAAGCATCACGGGTGCTACTGCATCAATGGGATGTGGAACGCGCTTTAGTTGAAGATTATCGACTAGATCCCAAAACTATCGATTATAAAGATAAGCAAGCAATGCTACGTCAAGTTGCTTATCGGATGCAAACTAGCGCCAAAGGTTTGGCTGGTAATTTAATCAGTGTAAATGAACTAGAAAAAATTTTAAGTCGTTATCTCAAAAATATAGAATTTGACCATCCGACAAAAGTTGCCAGAGTCATGATTAATCAATTGCGAACTCGTAACTTTATGTTGTGTTTTTTAGGTGCAGATTATTATGCTTTTGTTCATCGAACTTTTCTAGAATATTTTTGTGCCTGGGAGTTTGTGTGGCAATTTAAAGAAACGCAAACACTATCAATTAAAGAACTTAATTTTGAAGTTTTTGGTAAACATTGGCAAGATGAAACTTGGCATGAAGTTTTGCGTTTGATTACAGGCATGATTGAGCCAAGGTTTGTGTGTGAAACTCTAGATTACTTAATGGCTCAAAATGGCGAATCAGAAAAGTTCATTAACCTGTTTTTAGCAGCTAAATGTCTTGCAGAAGTGAGAAATCGTTTATTAATTGCGACGATGGCAAATAAATTACTGCATCAACTGCAAGATTTAACAAAATATGATCTTGATTACTATTATCAACCTTATTTAGATGAAGAAGACACTAAGGTAGTGCAGGAAATTCGTACTAAAGCTGTTGCAGCTGTTGCTACAACTTGGAAAGATGATCCTGATACTCTACCTTGGCTCAAACAACTTGCTATTGCTAATGATCATGAATATGTGCGAAGTACCGCTTTGCAAGAGGTAGCTAAGGGGTTTAAAGATGATCCTAATACCTTGCCTTGGCTGAAACAACTTGCTACTACTAATGATAATTGGACTGTGCGACAAGCAGCAGTGCAAGAATTAGCACGGGGGTTTAAAGATGATTTTGATACTCTTCCCTGGTTAAAACAACGTGCTATTACTGATGATAATGAGTATGTAAGACAAGCAGCAGTGCAAGAATTAGCGCGCGGATTTAAAGATAATATTGATACTCTTTTTTGGCTAAAACAACGTGTTATTACTGATAGTTCGGGAGCTGTGCGACAAGTAGCAGTGCAAGAATTAGCACGGGGATTCAAACACGATCCAAATATCCTTCCCTGGCTGCAAACATGCGCCACCACTGATAATGATTGGACTGTGCGACAAGCAGCAGTGCAAGAATTAGCACGGGGGTTTAAAGATGACTGTGATACCCTGGCTATTGTGCAACAACGTGTGACTGTTGATGAAAATGAGTATGTGCGACAAGCAGCAGTGCAAGAATTAGCGCGGGTATTTAAAGATCACTCAGATACTTTCTTGATTCTCAAACAAAGTGCGATCGCAGATCAATATTCTGATGTCCGACAAGTAGCAGTGCAAGAATTGGCGAGAAACTTTAAAGATGATCCTAATACTTTATCTTGGCTAAAAGAACGGGCGATCGCAGATGATGATCAACATGTGCGTCGCTCAGCAGTGCAAGAATTAGCGAGAAACTTTAAAGATGACCCTGAAATTCTCCCTATTCTCAAACAACGGGCGATCGTCGATAGATATTCTGATGTGCGTCGCTCAGCCGTGCAAGAATTGGCGAGAAACTTTAAAGATGACCCTGACATTCTCCCCATTCTCAAACAACGCGCCACTGCTGATGATAATGAGTATGTACGCCGGGCAGCATTACAGGAATTGGCGCGCGGGTTCAAATATGACCCTGAAATTCTTCCTATTCTTAAGAAACATGCCACATCTGATAAATATTCTGATGTGCGACAAGCAGCATTACAAGAATTGGCGCGCGGGTTCAAACATGATCCTGATACACTGCCCATCCTGAAAAAACGGGCGATCGTTGATAAAAATTCCGCTGTGCGACAAGCAGCAATGCAAGAATTAGCGCGGGGATTCAAAGATAATCCCGGCATGTTTGAAGTGTTCTACAACTGTGCCGTCAATGATCCCTTTCAGCGTGAGTACAATTTTCAAGAAAATCCTCGACAGGTAGCTATTGAGGCAATTATTGAGCAATATCCCCATCATTCCCAGACTTTACCACTATTGCGCGATAAAGCAGAAAATGATCCAGATGAGCAAGTGCGCCAATTTGCGAAGAAGAAGTTAACAGATCTTGGGTAG
- a CDS encoding DUF3326 domain-containing protein has product MNQRPYTAILIIPTGIGAAIGGYAGDALPVAKVLAQVCDRLITHPNVLNGASLYWNIDNAFYVEGYGLDKFAAGCWGLRPVRTNKIGLLLDQGIEPDLRLRHLQAADAARATLGLTLTDYIITDAPLNVELRTAPSGVSWGTIGNPDSLLRAAEVLIKKAGAEAIAVVARFPDNMDEQAVQNYRHGKGVDPLAGAEAVVSHLIVRTFQIPCAHSPALADVPPDPNLSPRAAAEELGYTFLPSVLVGLSRAPQFIVEKKHQDIWADQIDAAIAPAYACGSSALLALSQSQCQIITVEENKTLIQVPPQPLGIKSIQVNSYLEAVGILVAHKAGINPSALCPQISSLQPIVRSIKN; this is encoded by the coding sequence ATGAATCAACGTCCCTACACTGCTATTTTAATTATACCTACTGGCATTGGGGCGGCGATTGGGGGTTATGCAGGAGATGCTTTACCTGTTGCCAAAGTTTTAGCCCAAGTTTGCGATCGCCTGATTACTCACCCCAACGTTCTCAATGGTGCGAGTTTATACTGGAACATTGACAATGCTTTCTATGTTGAAGGTTATGGGCTTGACAAATTTGCAGCGGGATGTTGGGGTTTACGCCCAGTACGTACTAATAAAATCGGTTTGCTTTTAGATCAAGGCATTGAGCCAGATTTGCGGCTACGACATTTACAAGCAGCAGATGCAGCCAGAGCAACTCTTGGCTTAACCCTTACAGATTATATAATTACTGATGCGCCATTAAATGTAGAATTACGAACTGCGCCATCGGGAGTAAGTTGGGGAACCATTGGCAACCCTGATAGTTTATTAAGGGCAGCTGAAGTATTAATTAAAAAAGCAGGAGCAGAAGCGATCGCAGTTGTTGCCCGTTTCCCAGATAATATGGATGAACAAGCAGTACAAAACTATCGCCACGGCAAAGGTGTAGACCCCTTAGCGGGTGCAGAAGCAGTCGTCAGCCATTTAATCGTGCGGACTTTTCAAATTCCTTGCGCCCATTCTCCTGCTTTAGCGGATGTACCACCAGATCCCAATTTATCTCCCCGTGCTGCCGCCGAAGAATTAGGCTATACTTTTTTACCGAGTGTCCTTGTTGGCTTGAGTCGCGCCCCACAATTTATTGTAGAGAAAAAACACCAAGATATCTGGGCAGATCAAATAGATGCTGCGATCGCACCTGCTTATGCTTGTGGTAGCAGTGCCTTACTTGCTTTAAGCCAAAGCCAATGCCAAATTATTACAGTAGAAGAAAATAAAACTTTAATTCAAGTTCCTCCTCAACCCTTGGGGATCAAATCCATTCAGGTAAACTCATATTTAGAAGCAGTGGGTATATTGGTAGCACATAAAGCGGGAATCAATCCATCTGCGCTTTGTCCTCAAATATCCTCTTTGCAGCCAATAGTCAGATCAATTAAAAATTAA
- a CDS encoding PAS domain S-box protein has translation MDETVNSLDKPDFPSETMTMLEKIAANLPGMIFQFVQQQDGCWKVLYISSGCQALYELEPEAIQTDFQILCELIHPQDLTVFTESIEVATATLIPWSWEGRIITPSGKLKWLQGSAQLQRQANGDILWDGLVIDITNRKQTEEQLRASEARYQAILTAIPDLMFRISRDGEYLDLKGEAANLYSIKEEIIGRNMWDILPNDVAAIGQEAIAKTLDSQTLQTCEYHLPTPSGIRDYEARLVVSGQNEVLAIVRDITQRKQAEVTLRNLAQKFSKAFNCSPDPITISTLETGRFIEVNDSFVRLSGYERDEVIGRKVFELDIWINPSDRTELLQQLQTNKVVRNWECEFRQKSGEIITALLSAEIIDLDDIPCILAVHHDITERKQVEAQLHLSAQRDRLLTETLVRIRSSLNLEQILQTTVTEVRQFLQADRVFIGLHHIHTAAKAIAESVNPEYPSVLDWKTEDKTYLQELKKLLTTNRVRVVEDVSQVTVPTKLQAHYQQFHTKATLAVPIMLGDELLGALVAHQCSNPRHWQSIEIDLVQQMSEQLAIAIQQVRLYEELAQLNTNLEYQVEERTAQLQQKMQELAEMQRVKDVVLHTVAHDLRTSVVGNLMVLQNLLKNQGLAPESASCLIPVSRSILERMIQGNDRQLTMIDSLLEIHCCKNQGVVLNREMLRFSTVLGTVIPELQPMLHQNQATLKNLVPQDLPLVIADKTRLQRVLKNLLTYSLQHNPPGLNFTVKAAVTNKMVRVQMQNDGVAMNKLESDRLFDLYVPEPQASCSTDIGLKMYLCRQIIQAHGGEIGVISNTRRGLTFWFTLPLATS, from the coding sequence GTGGATGAAACCGTAAACTCCCTGGATAAACCAGATTTTCCATCAGAGACTATGACTATGTTGGAAAAAATCGCTGCTAATTTACCAGGGATGATTTTCCAATTTGTGCAACAGCAAGATGGTTGCTGGAAAGTTTTATATATTAGTTCTGGCTGTCAAGCACTTTATGAATTAGAACCAGAAGCTATACAAACAGACTTTCAAATACTATGTGAACTAATTCATCCCCAAGATTTGACGGTTTTTACAGAGTCGATTGAAGTTGCAACAGCTACTTTGATACCTTGGAGTTGGGAAGGTCGCATCATCACACCTAGCGGTAAACTCAAGTGGCTTCAAGGTTCTGCCCAATTGCAACGGCAAGCTAACGGTGATATTCTCTGGGATGGTTTGGTCATAGATATTACAAACCGCAAACAAACTGAGGAGCAATTACGAGCCAGCGAAGCGCGATATCAAGCAATTTTGACTGCTATTCCTGATTTAATGTTTCGCATTAGCCGCGATGGCGAATATCTAGATTTGAAAGGCGAAGCAGCAAACCTTTATTCTATCAAAGAAGAGATCATTGGTAGAAATATGTGGGATATTTTACCAAATGATGTCGCTGCCATTGGTCAAGAAGCGATCGCCAAAACTTTAGATTCTCAAACTTTGCAGACTTGTGAATATCATTTGCCAACACCATCAGGAATCCGAGATTATGAAGCTAGGTTGGTAGTCAGTGGTCAAAATGAAGTTTTAGCCATTGTTCGAGACATTACACAACGTAAACAAGCAGAAGTCACTCTGCGAAATCTGGCTCAAAAATTTTCTAAAGCTTTTAATTGCAGTCCAGATCCGATTACTATTAGCACACTCGAAACCGGACGCTTTATAGAAGTTAACGATAGTTTTGTTAGACTTTCAGGTTACGAGCGAGATGAGGTGATTGGCCGTAAAGTTTTTGAGTTAGATATTTGGATAAACCCAAGTGATCGCACCGAGTTATTACAACAATTGCAGACAAATAAAGTCGTTCGCAACTGGGAGTGTGAATTTCGCCAAAAGTCGGGAGAGATAATTACAGCATTGCTTTCAGCCGAAATCATTGACTTGGATGATATTCCTTGCATTTTAGCAGTTCACCATGACATTACCGAACGCAAGCAAGTAGAAGCACAGTTACACCTTTCAGCACAGCGCGATCGCTTGTTGACAGAAACTTTAGTCAGAATTAGATCTTCACTAAATTTAGAGCAAATTCTCCAAACGACTGTAACGGAAGTTAGGCAATTTTTGCAAGCAGATCGAGTTTTTATTGGTCTACATCATATTCATACAGCAGCTAAAGCGATCGCAGAATCAGTTAATCCAGAGTATCCTTCAGTCTTAGATTGGAAAACTGAGGATAAAACTTATCTGCAAGAGTTAAAAAAACTACTGACAACTAACCGGGTGCGTGTCGTTGAAGATGTTAGCCAAGTCACAGTACCTACCAAATTACAAGCACATTATCAACAATTCCACACAAAAGCTACCTTAGCTGTACCGATTATGTTGGGTGACGAATTATTAGGTGCTTTGGTTGCTCATCAATGTTCTAACCCTCGACATTGGCAATCTATAGAAATTGACTTGGTACAGCAGATGTCTGAGCAACTAGCGATCGCCATTCAGCAAGTACGACTCTACGAAGAATTAGCTCAACTCAACACTAATCTAGAATACCAAGTAGAAGAACGTACTGCTCAGTTGCAGCAGAAAATGCAAGAATTGGCAGAAATGCAACGAGTGAAAGATGTGGTTCTACATACAGTTGCTCACGATTTACGAACTTCAGTTGTGGGTAATTTGATGGTATTACAAAATTTGCTGAAAAATCAGGGATTGGCTCCAGAATCCGCTTCATGTCTGATTCCAGTATCTCGGTCTATTCTTGAGCGCATGATTCAAGGTAACGATCGCCAGTTAACAATGATTGACTCACTGCTAGAAATTCATTGTTGTAAAAATCAAGGAGTTGTCCTCAATCGGGAAATGCTCAGGTTTAGCACAGTGCTAGGCACAGTAATCCCAGAATTACAGCCAATGCTGCACCAAAACCAAGCGACTCTGAAAAACTTAGTTCCTCAAGATTTACCGTTAGTAATTGCAGATAAAACTCGGTTACAGCGGGTTTTAAAAAATTTGTTAACTTACAGCTTGCAACATAATCCACCAGGATTAAACTTTACCGTCAAAGCCGCAGTTACAAACAAAATGGTTCGCGTTCAGATGCAAAACGACGGCGTAGCGATGAACAAGTTAGAAAGCGATCGCCTGTTCGATTTATACGTTCCCGAACCCCAAGCCTCTTGTTCTACAGATATTGGCTTAAAAATGTATCTTTGTCGGCAAATTATTCAAGCGCATGGTGGTGAAATAGGTGTCATTAGTAATACCAGACGCGGGTTAACCTTCTGGTTCACATTGCCTTTAGCAACTTCATGA
- a CDS encoding CPBP family intramembrane glutamic endopeptidase, translating into MVKQQKHEPETPYLSRIQVLVAMGVTSVLLWIVAKVWLNFGNVYLFKLHWDEKDLLLGLGLGLFITALSGLAYRLCSPYRKSADYYLELVLRPLALPDLIWLGLLPGLSEELLFRGVMLPALGLDHLAVIVSSVCFGVLHFSGSQQWPYVIWASIIGLILGYSALLSGNLLVPIIAHITTNLISSYLWKMGRV; encoded by the coding sequence GTGGTTAAACAACAAAAACACGAACCAGAAACTCCATACTTGTCACGTATCCAAGTCTTGGTAGCTATGGGAGTGACTTCAGTCCTTCTATGGATAGTCGCCAAGGTGTGGTTAAACTTTGGTAATGTTTATCTATTTAAGTTGCATTGGGATGAAAAAGATTTACTTTTAGGACTGGGATTAGGTTTATTCATCACTGCTTTGAGTGGTTTAGCTTACCGCCTTTGCTCTCCCTATCGTAAAAGTGCAGATTATTACTTAGAATTAGTACTAAGACCCTTAGCTTTGCCTGATTTAATTTGGTTAGGGTTGCTACCGGGGTTAAGCGAAGAATTATTATTTCGAGGTGTGATGCTTCCAGCCTTAGGCTTAGATCATCTAGCTGTAATTGTTTCTAGTGTTTGCTTTGGCGTTTTACATTTCAGCGGTTCTCAACAATGGCCTTATGTGATTTGGGCATCTATTATTGGGTTAATTTTAGGATACAGTGCCTTGCTTAGTGGTAATTTATTAGTGCCAATTATCGCTCATATTACGACAAATTTAATTTCTAGTTATTTGTGGAAAATGGGACGTGTGTAG
- a CDS encoding 2Fe-2S iron-sulfur cluster-binding protein — protein MTQTFTVEINHQGKVHTLQVPENETILSVADTAGLDLPSSCHAGVCTTCAGQIIEGTVDQTDGMGVSLDLQKQGYVLLCIAYPRSDLKIETEKEEVVYQLQFGKDQ, from the coding sequence ATGACTCAAACTTTCACCGTCGAAATTAACCACCAAGGCAAAGTTCATACTTTACAAGTTCCTGAAAATGAAACTATATTATCGGTAGCCGATACAGCTGGGTTAGATTTGCCCAGTTCTTGTCATGCAGGTGTTTGTACAACTTGCGCTGGTCAAATTATCGAAGGAACTGTAGATCAAACTGATGGCATGGGTGTTAGTCTAGATTTGCAAAAACAAGGTTACGTATTACTTTGTATCGCTTATCCCCGTTCTGATTTGAAAATTGAAACAGAAAAAGAAGAAGTAGTTTATCAATTACAATTTGGGAAAGATCAATAA